In the Dehalococcoidia bacterium genome, GCCTGCAGTTCCCGCCACCGCCGCATGGCGCGCGTCTCCACCGAGGCTAACAGGAACACCTTCAACGGCGCATCGGGGAGCACCACCGTCCCGATGTCCCGCCCCGCCACAATGATGTTCCCCTCCTGGGCCAAAGCCCGCTGGCGGGCCACCAAAGCCCGCCGCACCCCGGGCACCGCCGACACCTGGGACACAATGGCCTCCACCTGCGGCAAACGTAGAAAGGGGGTAACATCCTGCCCATCCACCAGCCAGCGTGGGTCGGGGCCATTAACCAACTCAATGGTCAGGGTGTTAGCCAAAGCCGTCAGGGCATCCCCATCGCTCGGGGAGATGCCCCTCTGCCACGCCGCCCACGCCACCGCCCGATACATGGCCCCCGTATCCAGGAAACGCCACCCGAGGCGCTGGGCCAGAGCCTTGCCCACCGCCGTCTTGCCCGCTGCCACGGGCCCGTCCAAAGCAATAATCCGCTTCACCCCTTCTGGGGCGTATAATAGCATAGGCACGCCCCACACCCTACAAGACCCGCACCCCCACCAATACCCCAGCCAACCCGTTCACCACAGGCCCCAACAGGCGGGAGAAAAGCCCCAGCCCCAGCAGACTGTCCACCAACAGGAGCACCAGGAGCACGCCCGGCCCCCACGGCTCCAACCGCACCAGCACCTCCGCCCACCGCTCAGGCACCAGGCCCAACACCACCCGTGAGCCGTCCAGCGGAAAGAAGGGGAGCAGGTTGAACGCAGCCAAAAAGATGTTGTAGATCACGATGAAGCCCAAAACCAACGCCACCAGCGCCTCCCCTGTGGTGGGATAGAGCACCCCCCAACGCGGGAAATCCAGAAACCCCGTCCTGAAGGGCAAGGCCGCCGCCGCCGCACACAGGATGTTAGAGAGCGGCCCCGCCCCCGCCACCACCGCCATCCCCTGGAAGGCGCGCTGCCCAAAGGCCAAGGGGTTCACCGGCACCGGCTTCCCCCATCCAAACCCCACCAGAAACAGCAACAGGGTGCCAATGGGGTCCAAATGGGCCAGGGGGTTCAAGGACAAACGCCCCTGGCGCTGGGCCGTGCGATCCCCCAGGCTGGTGGCTACCAAAGCGTGGCTGAACTCGTGCACCGTCAGGGCGACGACTAGAGCCACCACCGTTACCCCCATCAGCACCCCGAACAAGATCGGGTCCTCCCGCAGGAGGGGAAGATAGCGAAACAGCATCCCTTTACCCTCGTTGCTGAGCCTGGGCCAGGGCCTGCCGCCACTGGCGCCGGCGCTGACGCACCCGGAAGACCGTCCACAGCATCCCCAGGGCTGCCCGCAGAGTGGGCATCTTAGAGCCTCGGGCCGCGAAGTCCCATTCCACCG is a window encoding:
- the cmk gene encoding (d)CMP kinase, whose translation is MLLYAPEGVKRIIALDGPVAAGKTAVGKALAQRLGWRFLDTGAMYRAVAWAAWQRGISPSDGDALTALANTLTIELVNGPDPRWLVDGQDVTPFLRLPQVEAIVSQVSAVPGVRRALVARQRALAQEGNIIVAGRDIGTVVLPDAPLKVFLLASVETRAMRRWRELQA
- a CDS encoding site-2 protease family protein, with translation MLFRYLPLLREDPILFGVLMGVTVVALVVALTVHEFSHALVATSLGDRTAQRQGRLSLNPLAHLDPIGTLLLFLVGFGWGKPVPVNPLAFGQRAFQGMAVVAGAGPLSNILCAAAAALPFRTGFLDFPRWGVLYPTTGEALVALVLGFIVIYNIFLAAFNLLPFFPLDGSRVVLGLVPERWAEVLVRLEPWGPGVLLVLLLVDSLLGLGLFSRLLGPVVNGLAGVLVGVRVL